The following proteins are co-located in the Alkalidesulfovibrio alkalitolerans DSM 16529 genome:
- a CDS encoding PHP domain-containing protein, protein MLFDLHVHTTFSPCSRMTPQEAVEAARALGLAGLCITDHETDGAASVLAQGLREDGLCVVVGMEYATPQGDFLLFSPTGGGIPGLAPGLAAAELLPRVRRAGGVAVAAHPFRPGRETDESVFRDGLCQVMEIANGRNLPEHDLRARALARHYCPTLTGGSDAHSMEEMGRAPTRFFAPVRGPADLVRALNLGLCRPAGSLAALLHA, encoded by the coding sequence ATGCTCTTCGATCTGCACGTCCACACCACCTTTTCTCCGTGCAGCCGCATGACGCCCCAAGAGGCGGTCGAGGCGGCCCGCGCCCTGGGGCTTGCCGGTCTGTGCATCACGGATCACGAGACCGACGGCGCCGCCTCGGTGCTGGCGCAGGGGCTGCGCGAGGACGGGCTGTGCGTGGTGGTAGGCATGGAATATGCGACGCCGCAGGGCGATTTCCTGCTTTTTTCTCCCACGGGCGGGGGCATTCCCGGCCTCGCGCCCGGTCTTGCGGCCGCCGAGCTGTTGCCGCGCGTGCGACGGGCCGGGGGCGTGGCCGTGGCCGCGCATCCCTTCCGGCCGGGCCGGGAGACGGACGAGTCGGTGTTCCGCGACGGCCTGTGCCAAGTCATGGAGATCGCCAACGGCCGCAACCTGCCCGAGCACGACCTTCGCGCCCGAGCCCTGGCCCGGCACTACTGCCCGACCCTGACCGGCGGCAGCGACGCCCACTCCATGGAGGAGATGGGCCGTGCCCCGACCCGTTTCTTCGCGCCCGTGCGCGGCCCCGCGGACCTCGTACGGGCCCTGAACCTCGGCCTGTGCCGTCCCGCCGGGAGCCTCGCGGCGCTGCTCCACGCCTGA
- a CDS encoding alkaline phosphatase family protein, producing the protein MPTKCLCILLDGLGDRTHAALDGLTPLQVAATPCLDSLAAAGANGLYHAGRLGQALPSELAHFAMFGYEHAEFPGRGPIEALGAGITPAPDEVAVLAHFCSLTVRNDGLHVRADRPPGVDDDLRRKIFTEAASFEDEGLIVRLVPTKGLFGVLLVSGGADPRFTDTNPMTDGWPVHPLEPLAEAHGDESARRTARVLGRYLRRVFRLLSALPENQEREARGLPPVNGLVTQRPGRLGAIEPFRERTGLSGCIVASGPLYLGLGRCLGMETIADDDGEDPGEDLARRIGLARAALSRHDFVHVHSKAPDEAAHAKSPSRKVAAIESLDRGLATTIGPLLDDKDLLLAVTSDHSTPSSGPLIHSGEPVPLCMVGAGLRRDQVRTFDEAAAARGSLGPVRGTEFMLLVLNALDRARLLGIRDTPHERLYWPAGSAAFRLEEDE; encoded by the coding sequence ATGCCCACGAAATGCCTCTGCATACTCCTCGACGGCCTGGGCGACAGGACGCACGCCGCGCTCGACGGCCTCACGCCGCTTCAGGTCGCGGCCACCCCCTGCCTGGATTCCCTGGCCGCTGCCGGGGCCAACGGGCTCTACCATGCGGGCAGGCTGGGCCAGGCCCTGCCGAGCGAACTGGCCCACTTCGCCATGTTCGGCTACGAGCACGCGGAATTCCCCGGGCGCGGCCCCATCGAGGCCCTGGGCGCGGGGATCACGCCCGCGCCGGACGAGGTGGCCGTGCTGGCCCATTTCTGCTCTCTCACGGTACGCAACGACGGCCTGCATGTGCGCGCCGACAGGCCGCCCGGCGTGGACGACGATTTGCGCCGCAAGATATTTACGGAGGCGGCCTCGTTCGAGGACGAAGGGCTCATTGTCCGCCTCGTCCCGACCAAGGGGCTCTTCGGCGTGCTGCTCGTCTCGGGCGGGGCCGATCCGCGCTTCACCGACACCAACCCCATGACGGACGGCTGGCCGGTTCACCCCCTCGAACCGCTGGCCGAGGCGCACGGCGACGAAAGCGCGCGCCGCACGGCCCGCGTCCTTGGCCGCTATCTGCGCCGCGTCTTCCGCCTCCTCTCCGCCCTGCCCGAGAACCAAGAGCGCGAGGCGCGGGGCCTGCCGCCGGTCAACGGCCTGGTCACGCAGCGCCCCGGCCGCCTGGGCGCGATCGAGCCGTTTCGCGAGCGCACCGGCCTCTCGGGCTGCATCGTGGCCTCCGGCCCCCTGTACCTGGGGCTTGGCCGCTGCCTGGGCATGGAGACCATCGCGGACGACGACGGCGAGGACCCGGGCGAGGACCTTGCCCGGCGCATCGGGCTCGCGCGCGCGGCCCTTTCGCGGCACGATTTCGTTCATGTCCACTCCAAGGCACCGGACGAGGCCGCCCACGCCAAGAGTCCGTCGCGCAAGGTCGCGGCCATCGAGTCGCTGGACCGGGGGCTGGCCACGACGATCGGCCCCCTGCTCGACGACAAGGACCTCTTGCTGGCCGTGACCTCGGACCACTCCACGCCCTCGTCCGGCCCGCTCATCCATTCCGGGGAGCCCGTGCCGCTGTGCATGGTCGGCGCGGGGCTCAGACGCGACCAGGTGCGGACCTTCGATGAGGCAGCGGCTGCGCGCGGCAGCCTCGGCCCGGTGCGCGGCACGGAATTCATGCTCCTGGTGCTGAACGCCCTGGACCGGGCGCGGCTCTTGGGCATCCGCGACACGCCGCACGAGCGCCTCTACTGGCCCGCGGGGAGCGCGGCCTTCCGCCTCGAGGAGGACGAATGA
- a CDS encoding nicotinamide mononucleotide adenylyltransferase OrfX-like protein, with protein MSPAAPPAGTGVIHGRFQVPHNDHLRYLLAGKALCRFLYVGVTNPDPLLTREDAADARRSLAEANPLTFWERMLMCRDMLLEAGVPRDEFEVVPFPVNLPELWAHYVPLDSLFFVSIYDAWGRAKERRFRERDLRVHVLWEVRPEDKGISGSDVRSRMAEGRPWRDLVPPAVARLAEAWDLPGRLGAARAP; from the coding sequence ATGAGCCCGGCGGCTCCCCCGGCCGGGACGGGCGTGATCCACGGCCGCTTCCAGGTGCCGCACAACGACCACCTGCGCTATCTCCTGGCGGGCAAGGCGCTGTGCCGTTTCCTCTACGTGGGCGTGACCAACCCCGATCCCCTGCTGACCCGCGAGGACGCGGCCGACGCGCGGCGTTCCCTGGCCGAGGCCAACCCTCTGACCTTCTGGGAGCGCATGCTCATGTGCCGCGACATGCTTCTCGAAGCGGGCGTGCCGCGAGACGAGTTCGAGGTCGTGCCCTTTCCCGTCAACCTGCCCGAGCTTTGGGCGCACTACGTGCCGCTGGACAGCCTCTTCTTCGTCTCCATCTACGACGCCTGGGGCAGGGCCAAGGAGCGGCGCTTCCGGGAGCGGGACCTGCGGGTCCACGTGCTGTGGGAGGTGCGGCCCGAGGACAAGGGCATCAGCGGCAGCGACGTGCGCTCGCGCATGGCCGAGGGGCGGCCCTGGCGCGATCTGGTGCCGCCCGCCGTGGCCCGGCTGGCCGAGGCCTGGGATCTGCCGGGACGGCTCGGCGCGGCGCGCGCGCCGTAG
- a CDS encoding type 1 glutamine amidotransferase domain-containing protein yields the protein MYDPKALIITADGFEDSELLVPMYRLQEAGFSVDVAAPAKGTVTGKQGYEVEANLALDKIESAEGCGYKILVIPGGKAPAKLREIPKALDIARDFAAAGLPIAAICHGPQVLISAGLLRGRKATCYKTVREEMVAAGVDYQDAEVVVDGQFVTSRQPSDLPAFNHEIMRLLGV from the coding sequence ATGTACGATCCCAAAGCGTTGATCATCACCGCAGACGGCTTCGAGGACTCGGAGCTGCTCGTGCCCATGTACCGCCTGCAGGAGGCGGGGTTCTCGGTGGACGTCGCGGCCCCGGCCAAGGGAACGGTCACGGGCAAGCAGGGCTACGAGGTCGAGGCCAATCTGGCCCTGGACAAGATCGAATCGGCCGAGGGCTGCGGCTACAAGATCCTCGTCATCCCCGGCGGCAAGGCTCCGGCCAAGCTGCGCGAGATTCCCAAGGCCCTGGACATCGCCCGCGACTTCGCGGCTGCGGGCCTGCCCATCGCGGCCATCTGCCACGGACCGCAGGTGCTCATCTCGGCCGGGCTTCTACGCGGCCGCAAGGCCACCTGCTACAAGACGGTGCGCGAGGAGATGGTGGCCGCGGGCGTGGACTACCAGGACGCGGAGGTCGTGGTGGACGGTCAGTTCGTCACCTCGCGCCAGCCCTCGGACCTGCCCGCCTTCAACCACGAGATCATGAGGTTGCTCGGCGTCTGA
- a CDS encoding Maf family protein, with translation MHAIYRATMDIVLASASPRRLELLQGLGISFRVVPSTCPEPPPEGHEKPEAYAMRMALQKALEVAALHPGSLVIGADTVVAVGGQMLGKPVDEADARRMLGLLAGREHLVATGCALVPPDGPARTFAVGTRVTMIDPGPAALAAYAATGEPLDKAGAYAIQGQGAFLVRSVEGSYTNVVGLPLAEVLETAVSLGSVRPVKD, from the coding sequence ATGCACGCCATCTACCGCGCCACCATGGATATCGTTCTGGCCTCGGCCTCGCCCAGGCGTCTCGAACTGCTGCAAGGCCTCGGGATCAGCTTTCGCGTCGTGCCCAGCACCTGCCCCGAGCCGCCGCCGGAGGGTCATGAAAAGCCCGAGGCGTATGCAATGCGCATGGCCCTGCAAAAGGCCCTGGAGGTCGCGGCGCTCCACCCCGGAAGCCTGGTCATCGGCGCGGACACCGTGGTCGCCGTGGGCGGCCAGATGCTGGGAAAGCCCGTGGACGAGGCCGACGCGCGGCGCATGCTGGGTCTGCTCGCGGGCCGCGAGCACCTGGTGGCCACGGGCTGCGCGCTTGTGCCGCCGGATGGCCCGGCGCGCACCTTCGCGGTCGGCACCCGCGTGACCATGATCGATCCGGGGCCTGCGGCCCTGGCTGCCTACGCGGCCACGGGCGAGCCCCTGGACAAGGCCGGAGCCTATGCCATCCAGGGCCAGGGCGCGTTCCTGGTGCGCAGCGTGGAAGGGTCCTACACCAACGTCGTGGGCCTGCCCCTGGCCGAGGTGCTTGAGACAGCAGTGTCTTTGGGGAGCGTGAGACCAGTGAAAGATTGA
- a CDS encoding abortive infection family protein — protein sequence MTKINPNVIRLLAKTITGDNQKAPYLKGPDLVDFFNQFGFDDQYSWNGGFPTRWVYAEEKIKSLIEIGKFRDFLIELVNPARFIESEIDFTSTIEYINHLLSHNDIKLSYTGRKVIIDGLKSHSIDFKKKMNASDKDFDSFIDDQIVKCDRKIENGDYDGAITNARTLLESVLHELESNLSAGNNKKDGDLIKMFKRVKTLMNMNEKEYPGNNAVLQLISGITSIVNGIATLSNEMGDRHARGKKPLKHHAMLCVNSSKTICEFMTSSFMHQAKNGNIICHTKQGGSERE from the coding sequence ATGACCAAAATCAATCCCAATGTAATCAGATTGTTAGCAAAGACAATTACTGGGGACAATCAAAAAGCACCCTACCTGAAGGGGCCTGATCTTGTAGACTTTTTTAACCAATTTGGGTTTGATGATCAATATAGCTGGAATGGAGGATTTCCAACACGCTGGGTATATGCAGAAGAAAAGATCAAAAGCTTGATTGAAATTGGAAAATTTCGCGATTTTCTAATTGAATTAGTCAATCCAGCTAGATTCATAGAGAGCGAAATCGACTTCACATCAACAATCGAATATATAAACCATCTACTATCTCACAATGATATCAAATTATCATATACCGGAAGAAAAGTGATTATTGATGGCTTGAAATCACATAGTATAGACTTCAAAAAGAAAATGAATGCATCTGACAAAGATTTTGATTCATTCATTGATGACCAAATAGTAAAATGCGATCGAAAAATTGAAAATGGCGACTATGATGGAGCAATTACAAACGCACGGACATTACTTGAAAGTGTACTCCATGAACTTGAAAGTAATTTATCCGCTGGCAACAACAAAAAAGATGGCGATCTGATCAAAATGTTCAAAAGAGTTAAAACTCTGATGAACATGAATGAAAAAGAATATCCTGGAAACAATGCCGTTCTCCAACTTATAAGTGGGATAACCTCCATTGTTAATGGGATTGCTACACTAAGTAACGAGATGGGTGATCGGCATGCCAGAGGGAAAAAACCACTAAAACATCATGCGATGCTGTGCGTAAACTCATCAAAAACAATTTGTGAGTTTATGACATCAAGCTTCATGCACCAAGCAAAGAACGGAAATATTATTTGCCATACTAAACAAGGAGGAAGCGAACGAGAATAA
- a CDS encoding CBS domain-containing protein, giving the protein MDSIKTKKLMIPISEYVSVKDDDTLRECFKAFENYKAAKGQEKAHRDALVFSETGEFKGVLTMLDIFLALEPTYKKILQQKDIPSALSSEYVSSLYKDFQLWPESLARVCPRAANLKVSEVIGPLAEQSFVDVEDSLDKALHRFILGVRQPLLVTENGKVVGVLRYGDIFEEVRKLMLSC; this is encoded by the coding sequence ATGGATTCGATCAAGACCAAAAAATTGATGATCCCAATTTCAGAATACGTGAGCGTCAAGGACGATGACACCTTGCGCGAATGCTTCAAGGCCTTCGAGAACTACAAAGCCGCGAAGGGCCAGGAGAAGGCCCACCGCGATGCGCTCGTCTTCTCCGAAACGGGGGAATTCAAGGGCGTACTGACCATGCTCGACATCTTTCTCGCACTCGAACCGACGTACAAAAAAATACTCCAGCAAAAGGACATCCCGAGCGCCCTCTCCAGCGAATACGTCTCGTCCCTGTACAAGGACTTCCAACTCTGGCCGGAGTCGCTGGCCAGGGTCTGTCCCAGGGCAGCGAACCTCAAGGTCTCCGAGGTCATCGGCCCTCTCGCCGAACAGTCCTTCGTGGACGTCGAAGACAGCCTGGACAAGGCACTGCATCGCTTCATCCTGGGTGTGCGCCAGCCGCTGCTCGTCACCGAGAATGGCAAGGTCGTTGGCGTGCTGCGCTACGGCGACATCTTCGAGGAAGTCCGCAAACTCATGCTTTCCTGCTAG
- a CDS encoding SLC13 family permease, with amino-acid sequence MSATDAAQQKSFNWSKLLLAMLGPALFFIVYYSPPWPDAVDPLGVSFALSREAKGALAVFLWAGLWWVFEVVPIGVTSLLIGTLQALFFIRPAKDAYRAFMDPSVLFIFGSVVIGLVFTKTGLTRRLAYKMLKVVGERTSMIYLGCFFVTAFLTLFMAHTAVAATVYPLLLAIYSLYGEGDKVTKFGKGLFIGMAYVAGAGSIICLLGAARGIVALGFFKDLAGQDISFFQYLYYNAPLGFLMVGLLWCFMMFFFKPEKSTIPGLRKKVEELDKSMGPITKNEKLAAGIVLSVIAFMSLQSFIPALAPYNKSAVLLISTITFFVIKILDINDLEAIPWNIILLFAGAMSIGFCLWETGAAQWLAVNWLTIFKEANWFVFVMSIAFFVLIMTNFIMNVAAIAISLPVALVIAPYLGVAGEVVLFASLATAGMPFVLLVGAAPNAIAYDSKQFTSGEFFKYGIIASVMLMVVLSLFVMFIWPLMGMQVTLPVTGG; translated from the coding sequence ATGAGCGCCACCGACGCGGCACAGCAGAAGTCATTCAACTGGTCCAAGCTTCTTCTTGCGATGCTTGGCCCGGCCCTTTTCTTCATCGTCTACTACTCTCCGCCCTGGCCCGACGCCGTCGATCCCCTAGGCGTGAGCTTCGCCCTCAGCCGCGAGGCCAAGGGCGCCCTGGCGGTCTTCCTCTGGGCGGGCCTGTGGTGGGTCTTCGAGGTCGTGCCCATCGGCGTCACCTCACTGCTCATCGGAACGCTCCAGGCCCTGTTCTTCATCAGGCCCGCAAAGGACGCCTACCGCGCCTTCATGGATCCCTCGGTACTCTTCATCTTCGGCTCCGTGGTCATCGGCTTGGTCTTCACCAAGACCGGTCTGACCAGGCGTCTGGCCTACAAGATGCTGAAGGTCGTGGGCGAACGCACGAGCATGATCTACCTGGGCTGCTTCTTCGTCACAGCCTTCCTGACCCTGTTCATGGCCCACACGGCCGTGGCCGCCACGGTCTACCCCCTGCTCCTGGCCATCTACAGCCTCTACGGTGAGGGCGACAAGGTCACCAAATTCGGCAAGGGCCTGTTCATCGGCATGGCCTACGTCGCGGGCGCGGGCTCCATCATCTGTCTGCTCGGCGCGGCGCGCGGCATCGTGGCCCTGGGCTTCTTCAAGGACTTGGCCGGGCAGGACATCTCGTTCTTCCAGTACCTCTATTACAACGCGCCGCTCGGTTTCCTCATGGTCGGTCTGCTGTGGTGCTTCATGATGTTCTTCTTCAAGCCGGAGAAGTCCACCATCCCCGGCCTGCGCAAGAAGGTCGAGGAACTCGACAAGAGCATGGGACCGATCACCAAGAACGAAAAGCTGGCCGCGGGCATCGTCCTCTCGGTCATCGCCTTCATGTCGCTGCAGTCCTTCATCCCGGCCCTGGCCCCCTACAACAAGTCCGCCGTCCTCTTGATCTCCACGATCACCTTCTTCGTGATCAAGATTCTGGACATCAACGACCTGGAAGCCATTCCCTGGAACATCATCCTGCTCTTCGCGGGCGCCATGTCCATCGGTTTCTGCCTCTGGGAGACTGGCGCGGCGCAATGGCTGGCCGTGAACTGGCTGACGATCTTCAAGGAAGCCAACTGGTTCGTCTTCGTCATGAGCATCGCGTTCTTCGTGCTCATCATGACCAACTTCATCATGAACGTCGCGGCCATCGCCATCTCGCTGCCCGTGGCCCTGGTCATTGCCCCCTATCTGGGCGTGGCCGGAGAGGTGGTGCTCTTCGCATCGCTGGCCACGGCGGGCATGCCCTTCGTTCTGCTCGTGGGCGCTGCGCCCAACGCCATCGCCTACGACTCCAAGCAGTTCACCTCGGGCGAATTCTTCAAGTACGGAATTATCGCCTCGGTCATGCTCATGGTGGTCTTGAGCCTCTTCGTCATGTTCATCTGGCCCCTCATGGGCATGCAGGTCACCCTGCCGGTCACGGGCGGATAA
- the trpS gene encoding tryptophan--tRNA ligase, with the protein MNNRIVSGMRPTGPLHLGHYFGVLLNWVEMQKEHDCLYFVADWHALTTNYAEPRDVKGFVPELVCDWLAAGLDPERAILFQQSRVKEHAELHLLLSMITPTGWLERNPTFKEVREQSSKDLSTYGFLGYPVLQCADIVIYKPKWVPVGQDQLPHLELTREIVRRFNYLYGEYFPEPEAKLTSSAKLPGLDGRKMSKSYGNSIYLKDPMSEIRPKVMSMLTDTKRQRLKDPGEPKDCNLFPYLELLAPTGILPEIEEGCRTAARGCGDCKKLLAEKMADFLEPIQARRREYEARPDTLQDIIVAGSDKARALAQQTMDDVRRLLNFDF; encoded by the coding sequence ATGAACAATCGCATCGTTTCCGGCATGCGGCCCACCGGGCCCCTGCACCTCGGCCATTATTTCGGTGTCCTGCTCAACTGGGTGGAGATGCAGAAGGAGCACGACTGTCTCTACTTCGTGGCCGACTGGCACGCCCTGACCACCAATTACGCCGAGCCCCGCGACGTGAAGGGCTTCGTGCCCGAGTTGGTCTGCGACTGGCTGGCCGCCGGGCTCGATCCCGAGCGGGCGATCCTCTTTCAGCAGTCCAGGGTCAAGGAGCACGCCGAGTTGCATCTGCTGCTCTCCATGATCACGCCCACGGGCTGGCTGGAGCGCAACCCCACCTTCAAGGAGGTGCGCGAGCAGTCCAGCAAGGACCTCTCCACCTACGGCTTTCTGGGCTACCCGGTGCTGCAGTGCGCGGACATCGTCATCTACAAGCCCAAGTGGGTGCCCGTGGGCCAAGACCAGTTGCCGCACCTGGAGCTGACGCGCGAGATCGTGCGCCGCTTCAACTACCTGTACGGCGAGTACTTCCCCGAGCCCGAGGCCAAGCTGACCTCCTCGGCCAAGCTGCCGGGCCTTGACGGCCGCAAGATGTCCAAGAGCTATGGCAACTCCATCTATCTGAAGGACCCCATGTCCGAGATCAGGCCCAAGGTCATGAGCATGCTCACGGACACCAAGCGCCAGCGCCTGAAGGACCCGGGCGAGCCCAAGGACTGCAACCTCTTCCCGTACCTGGAGTTGCTCGCGCCCACGGGGATCTTGCCCGAGATCGAGGAGGGCTGTCGCACGGCCGCTCGGGGCTGCGGTGACTGCAAAAAGCTCCTGGCCGAGAAGATGGCCGACTTCCTGGAGCCCATCCAGGCACGGCGCAGGGAGTACGAGGCCAGGCCCGATACCTTGCAGGACATCATCGTCGCCGGTTCCGACAAGGCCCGTGCCCTGGCCCAGCAAACCATGGACGACGTGCGCAGGCTCTTGAATTTCGACTTCTAG
- a CDS encoding site-2 protease family protein has product MFDFNMAGWVQKIALITPGFLLAITVHELCHGLMAFRLGDPTARMAGRLTLNPFKHLDVMGTIVLVLTQMIGWAKPVPVDPRYFRNPRQGMALVAVAGPLANFITAAILARLHLLVVAGLSGEPSELAVSILLPLTGIIEAGVLINLVLGCFNLLPIPPLDGSNIVALFLPLRTAMQYMSFGRFGFIVIILLAVTGMLGQILWPMIRFMATILL; this is encoded by the coding sequence ATGTTCGATTTCAACATGGCGGGGTGGGTCCAGAAGATCGCCCTGATTACTCCCGGCTTTCTCCTGGCCATCACCGTGCACGAGCTCTGCCATGGGCTGATGGCCTTTCGTCTCGGCGACCCAACGGCCCGCATGGCCGGCCGCCTGACGCTCAACCCGTTCAAGCATCTGGACGTCATGGGCACCATCGTGCTGGTCCTCACCCAGATGATCGGCTGGGCCAAGCCGGTGCCCGTGGACCCGCGCTATTTCAGGAATCCGCGCCAAGGCATGGCGCTTGTGGCCGTGGCCGGGCCGCTGGCCAACTTCATCACGGCCGCGATCTTGGCCCGCCTGCATTTGCTGGTCGTGGCCGGACTCTCGGGAGAACCGTCGGAGCTGGCCGTCTCCATCCTGCTGCCCCTGACGGGCATCATCGAGGCGGGCGTCCTCATCAACCTAGTCCTGGGGTGCTTCAACCTGCTGCCCATCCCGCCCCTGGACGGCTCGAACATAGTGGCCCTGTTCCTGCCCCTGCGCACGGCCATGCAATACATGTCCTTCGGTCGCTTCGGCTTCATCGTCATCATCCTTTTGGCCGTGACCGGCATGCTTGGCCAGATTCTCTGGCCGATGATCCGCTTCATGGCCACCATCCTGCTCTGA